One genomic segment of Oncorhynchus kisutch isolate 150728-3 linkage group LG15, Okis_V2, whole genome shotgun sequence includes these proteins:
- the LOC116353722 gene encoding vegetative cell wall protein gp1-like: protein MESSVVLGNTIDHNSFISPHLHPGPTPPSWPHTSILAPHPHPGPTPPSCPHTSILAPHLHPGPTPPSPHTSISPHLYPGPTSPSWPYTSVSPHLHPGPTPPSWAHTPILAPHLHPVPTPPSWPHTSILAPHLHLPTPPSPHTFILAPHLHLPTSPSWPHTSILAPHLHPGPNTSILAPTPPSPHTSILALHLHPGPTPPSPHTSILALHLHPGPTPPSWPQTSILSPHLHPGPTLPSPHTSILAPHLHPGPTPPSPHTSILAPHLYLPTSPSWPHTSILAPHLHPVPNTSILAPTPPSPHTSILALHLHPGPTPPSPHTSILALHLHPGPTPPSWPHISILAPHLHPGPTPLSPHTPTWPHTSILSPHLHPGPTPPSWPHTSILSPHLHPVPTSPSWPHTFILAPHLHLPTPPSPPPLSWPHTSISLHLHPGPTPPSWPHTSILSPTPPSWPQHLHLPTPPCWPQHLHTGSNTSPLPTPLDPRKQL, encoded by the coding sequence ATGGAGAGCTCAGTGGTTCTGGGTAACACAATAGATCACAATAGTTTCATCTCCCCACACCTCCATCCTGGCCCCACACCTCCATCCTGGCCCCACACCTCCATCCTGGCCCCACACCCCCATCCTGGCCCCACACCTCCATCCTGTCCCCACACATCCATCTTGGCCCCACACCTCCATCCTGgccccacacctccatctccccacacctccatctccccACACCTCTATCCTGGCCCTACATCTCCATCCTGGCCCTACACCTCCGTCTCCCCACACCTCCATCCTGGCCCCACACCTCCATCCTGGGCCCACACCCCCATCCTGGCCCCACACCTCCATCCTGTCCCCACACCTCCATCTTGGCCCCACACCTCCATCCTGgccccacacctccatctccccacacctccatctccccACACCTTTATCCTGgccccacacctccatctccccacctctccatccTGGCCCCACACCTCCATCCTGGCCCCACACCTCCATCCTGGCCCCAACACCTCCATCCTGGCCCCAACACCTCCATCTCCCCACACCTCCATCCTGGCCCTACACCTCCATCCTGGCCCTACACCTCCGTCTCCCCACACCTCCATCCTGGCCCTACACCTCCATCCTGGCCCCACACCTCCATCCTGGCCCCAAACCTCCATCCTGTCCCCACACCTCCATCCTGGCCCCACACTTCCATCTCCCCACACCTCCATCCTGGCCCCACACCTCCATCCTGgccccacacctccatctccccACACATCTATCCTGGCCCCACACCTCTATCTCCCCACATCTCCATCCTGGCCCCACACCTCCATCCTGGCCCCACACCTCCATCCTGTCCCCAACACCTCCATCCTGGCCCCAACACCTCCATCTCCCCACACCTCCATCCTGGCCCTACACCTCCATCCTGGCCCTACACCTCCGTCTCCCCACACCTCCATCCTGGCCCTACACCTCCATCCTGGCCCCACACCTCCATCCTGGCCCCACATCTCCATCCTGGCCCCACACCTCCATCCTGGCCCTACACCTCTGTCTCCCCACACCCCCACCTGGCCCCACACCTCCATCCTGTCACCACACCTCCATCCTGGTCCCACACCTCCATCCTGGCCCCACACCTCCATCCTGTCCCCACACCTCCATCCTGTCCCCACATCTCCATCCTGGCCCCACACCTTCATCCTGgccccacacctccatctccccacacctccatctccccCACCTCTATCCTGgccccacacctccatctcccTACACCTCCATCCTGGCCCCACACCTCCATCCTGGCCCCACACCTCCATCCTGTCCCCAACACCTCCATCCTGGCCCCAACACCTCCATCTCCCCACACCTCCATGCTGGCCCCAACACCTCCATACTGGCTCCAacacctcccccctccccacacctTTAGATCCGCGGAAGCAACTCTGA